In Thalassococcus sp. S3, the sequence GCGGGCAGAGAAGGAGCAGGATGTCCCCCGGCTCCACAACGGTTTTGCGCACCTGCTTGGTGATCCGCTTGCCCTTGCGCGACAGCCCCATCAGGACCGTGCTCTGCCGCCAGGTGAGGCCGACGCTCTGCGCTGTTTTACCGGTAATGCGGGAGGTTTCGGTCGCCACGACCTCGATCACCTCCAACCCTTCGCCGCCTGCCGTCAACTGCTCCTGCCGCGCGGCGTCGGAGAAGGCGAGGCCAAGCGCCGACCGGAACTCGTCCAGCGCTTCCGGCGTGGCCTCCAGCACCAGCACGTCGCCTTCGCGCAGCACCGAATTGCGCGCCCTCCCATAGCGGCGCTTGCCATCCCGCATGAGGCCCAGAATGGCGACGTCTGTTTTCTCCGCCGTCTCTTCCAGCTCGGCGATGCGTTTGCCGATCTGTTTGGAGCCTGTCGGCACCGTCAGCTCGGCGATGTATTGCGCCAAGTCACCGACAGCGCCCGCCGCGGTGTCGCGTGCCGGGATCAGGCGCCAGCCGACCAGCGCAACGAAAGCCAATCCCGCAAGGGCCGCGACCCCGCCCACCGGGGCGAAATCGAACATTCGAAACGGCTCTCCCAAAGATTCCTGCCGGATAGACGCGATGATGATGTTGGGCGGCGTGCCGATCAGTGTGACCATTCCACCCAGGATCGTGGCGAAGCTTAGCGGCATCAGGCTGATACCCGGCGCGCGGCCCGCCTTGCGCGCGGTCTGGATGTCGACCGGCATCAGCAGGGCCAGGGCTGCCACGTTGTTCATAAAGGCCGACAGCACCCCGCCGATCCCGCCCATCAGCGCGATATGCGCACCCAGATTGCGTGAGCTGTCCACAAGCGTGCGCGTGATGAGAAAGACGGCTCCCGACCGGACCAGGCCGGCCGAAACCACCAGGACAAGGGCCACGATCAGCGTGGCGGGGTGGCCAAACCCCGAAAAGGCGTCCTCCACCGGCACGACCCCCAGAACGACGCCGATCATGAGGGCTGAAAAGGCCACGATATCATAGCGGAACCGCCCCCAGAGCAGGAGGGCGAAGACGGCTGCGAAAAGCGAAAAAAGAATAATCTGGTCCAAGGTCATGGCGGCGTTTCTAGACATGGCCCCGGATCGGGTCACGCCTCTTTTTTGGGAAAGCCTGGTGATGCCATGGCCACAGACGCGGCAACCGCCATGAAACGGCAGGGTCATTTTACCGCGTCCTCCGCCCATGCATTCGATAAAACGATGCCTGGTTTCGCCGTTCCCGCCCACCGCCTGAGCGCTGACCCGCATGGGATTGCCCCCCGCCGCCAACCTGTTTTATAGAGCGGCGATAGCGTGAAAAGACGGGTGAGGACCTCATGGCGGGCCATTCAAAATGGGCAAATATTCAGCATCGCAAGGGGCGTCAGGACGCTGCGCGGTCGAAATTGTTCTCGAAACTCTCCAAGGAGATCACCGTCGCCGCGAAGATGGGGGATCCCGACCCCGACAAGAACCCGCGCCTGCGGCTTGCGGTGAAAGAGGCCAAGTCGAATTCCGTCCCAAAGGACGTGATCGAACGCGCGATCAAGAAATCCCAGGCGGGCGACGGCGACGAATACGAGGAAATCCGCTATGAGGGTTATGGCCCCAACGGCGTTGCCGTGATCGTCGAGGCAATGACCGACAACCGTAACCGAACCGCCTCGACCGTGCGTTCCACCTTTTCCAAGAACGGCGGCAACCTGGGAGAGACCGGTTCGGTCGGCTTCATGTTCGAACGCAAGGGCGAGGTGGCATATTCAGCCGAGACCGGCGATGCCGACACCATCATGATGGCCGCGATCGAGGCGGGCGCCGACGATGTCGAAAGCAGTGAAGACGGCCATATCATCTGGTGCGCGGATACCGACCTCAATGACGTCTCTTCCGCACTGGAAGCCGAGTTGGGCGAAAGCGAAAGCACCAAATTGGTTTGGAAGCCCACCACCACCACCGATATGGATCTGGAGAGCATGCAGAAGCTGATGAAGCTGATCGATGCTCTAGAAGATGATGACGACGTGCAGCGCGTCACCACCAATTTCGAAGCGTCCGACGAGGTGATGGAACAGCTTTAGGCCCGCGCGTCAGCCGCCGATATAGGGGGCGCCGCGCACGGTCTTGGGGCGGTAGAACACCTTTTGGTTGTGCAGCCGGCCCAGAAGGTCATGCGTATCGGCAAGGGTGGCGTCGATCTGTTCGGCCTCTTCGCCATCTTCATCGATATCCAGGCGTTTGAGGCACAATTCCGACTTGCGCGCCTGCAAAGCCGTTTCGATCAGTTCAATATCCTCGACATTCAGTTCGAACTTGGTGTTGTAGCCCGGCATCGCTTCCTCGCCTGTTTCCGATAGGAAATTATCTTATTCGCGTCATATAGAGCGACGTCTGCGACATGGCCAGAGGCGATATGGCTGTTTTTCCGGGCTCCGCCGCTTTTCCGCGGATCAGGAGGATATTTGTGGAATAAGTGGGCACCGCATCAGCAGATAGACGCCGTCGCCCATTGATCTCAACTCGGGGATCAAGCCGCAACTGGCTGGTCCTTTGGGTGACCTTCAAAGGCCGGTCTTGTGCGGATGCGCCGCGTGCCTGCCGCCTGTCAATTCGGCCTGCGCCTCTCCGTTGGCTTCAAGAATGTGCTTTTTCTGTTATCCCTCTCGCCGAAACTCCCATTTGCTTGATTGAACCGTTTGACCTCGCAACGGTCCATCTTTGGGGTGTTTCTTCGCGAAACACGGCAATGGCAAGACTTCACGTCTCACGCAGGGCAAGCCCTGCAATAGCTGTGAGATCGATGTAGTGATTGGAGCCGCGTTCAGCGTATCCGTCTAACCGCGTGAACACCCGATCAGGCGAGCGTTCGCGCTGGTCCATGTGTCGCCGTTCGGCTGGCAAACCGCAGCACCACCGAACACGGATCGACGCTCAGACGCGTTTGACATGTGCTCCCGCCGCCTGCATATCGCCCTTGGCACGGTCAAAGCGCAAATAGGCGATGGCCTCGCCGCCCGCTTGGGTCAAGACCGTGCCCGCCAGCTTTCCATTTGCCTCGATCTCGCTGCCCACGGGGACCGGTTCCGAGATCGTGATACGTGCAAGGCCCTTTCGCAACTCGGTCTTGTGCTTCATGCGGGCCGTGACTTCCTGGCCGACATAGCAGCCCTTTTTGAAATCCACGCCGTTGAGCGCTTCAAAGCCCGCCTCGAGGATGAAGGTATCCCCGGTCAGCTCGATACCGGTTTCCGGGATGCAATGCGCGACGCGCAGCGCGGTCCAATCGGTGCCGTCATCGGCTTCGGGCCCCTCCGAATAGGCCCGCCACCCCAATTCCGGGTGGCGCGGATCGGGCAGAGCGCCATCCGGCACCGGGCCGGTGCCACGCTGAACACCAATGTCCGTGTCAGAGATGGAGACATCCGCGCGCAGTTTATACATCGTCAGCCGCTTGGCCAGCATGTCCGCAGCCTCTTCGGCGACGTCGATGAGAACGGCATCGTCCGTCTGGATCATGAAAAAGTCGGCGATGTATTTGCCTTGCGGGGTCAGGATCGCGGTATAGACTAGACCATCGGACAGTCCCGAAACGTCATTGGTCACAAGGCCTTGCAGGAACTCGTGGACGTCGGAGCCGGTCAGGCTGAGAATGCGGCGGCTGGCCATGTTGACGCTCCTTTGATATCTGCCGAATACATAATAGGGTCATGTCCCAGCGCAACCTTTAACGATTGTCACGTGAGGGCCCATGGTCGCCCAGATCAGTTTCATCTTACCCACCCTGAACGCACAGCCCCATCTGCCAACCTGTCTGACCGCTCTCATGGAAGGGTTGCATGCCGGTCTGATCCGCGACCTTGTGATCAGTGATGGCGGGTCTTGTGATGCGACGCTCGCAATGGCGGATGCGGCGGGGGCGGAAATCGTGTCGGGGGCGCCCGGCTGGCAGGCGCAGGTCCGCAACGGCATCAAGATGGCGCGGGGCCGATGGCTTTGGATCATGCGCCCGGACTGTATCCTTCAGCCGGGTTGGTCCGAAACGGCGGCTGCCTATCTCAGGTCTGAAAGCACGCCTGCTTTCTGCCCGGTCCATCTGCGCGCGCCCGGATTGCGACCCATGATCTGGGCCTCGGCGCGCAACCTGTCGGCTCATGTCAGTGGCGCGCCCTCTCGGGACCATCCGCTTCTTCTGCGGGCCTCGGACGTGGGCGCAAAAGCGATCTGTCCAAAAGGGGCGCAGGTCATGCCGGTCCGGGCCAGCCTGTCGTCATTCCGCTTGTCTCCGGAGGCAGCATCAACACCGTCCGGGGCGAGCGTGCCCGAACTGACGATCAGCCGAAAAGCCTGACCCGCAGTCGGGAGAGCCAGCCCGTCGCATCAGAGTGCGGGACGATCGCATTCTCGTTTGGCGGGGCGCTGCCCAAAGGTTCGGCCACCGCTTTGCCTTCCTTGAATTGCAGCCGGTAGAGATCGGCGTAAAGGCCACCACGCTCCAGCAATTCGTCATGGCTGCCTTCGTCCACGATCCGGCCGCGATCCATCACGACAATCTTGTCCGCGCCCTGGATCGTTGACAAACGGTGCGCGATCACCAGCGTCGTGCGCCCGCCCGAAAGCCGGTCAAGCGCATCCTGAACCACCTGCTCTGATTGCGCGTCAAGGGCACTTGTGGCCTCATCCAGCAGGAGGATCGGCGTGTCCCTCAGCAAAGCGCGGGCAATCACCACGCGTTGACGTTGCCCGCCCGACAAGGCCGAGCCGCGTGGCCCCACCTCGGTATCGAGCCCATCGGGAAGACTTGGCAGGAAGTCGCTGACATGCGCCGCGTCCAGCACCTCTTTCAACCGCTCTTCCGGCACGTCCTGTCGGCCAAGAAGCACGTTTTCCCGCAAAGTCTCGTCGAAAAGCAGGGCCTCCTGGCTGACAACCGAAAAAAGCCCCCGCAGATCGCCTAAACTCATCGCCTTTGTGTCGACGTCCCCGATCAGGGTTTCGCCATCTTCAGCATCAACAAGGCGGGTCAAAAGGTTGAAAATGGTCGATTTCCCGGCGCCCGAAGCGCCGACAAGTGCGGTCGTCTTGCCAGCCTCCGCCACTAGCGAAACGTCGTTCAACACCGGCGTATCGGCGTATCTTACGGTGACGCCATCCAGCCGGACTTCCGGCACGCCCGCGGGGGGTGCTACGGGGTTGTCGGGTGAGGTCAGCATGATTGGCGCTTCCATCAGCGCCTTGATCCGTTCGATCGCGGCGGCGGCACTTTGCCAAAGGCCGCTGATAGCGCCCAGCCGGCGCAGGGGATCAAAAGCAAGGCCCATCGCAGTGAAAAAGCTCATGAATTGGCCAACCGTCTTTTCCCCGGCGATGATCTCGGAGCCGCCATAGATCAACACCCCCATGAAGCCGAGGCCCGCCATGATGTCCACCAGTCCGGGGATCGTGGCCGTACCGAAAGACGCGCGCGTTTCGGCGTAGACGAACGTGTCGGTATGTTCCCGGTATCGCTTTGCCTGATACCGTTCGAGCGCGTTCAGCTTGACCGGTACAATTCCGTGAAACACCTCATCAAGTCTCGTTGCAAGAACGGCGCCTAAATCTCTGGCTTGGCTTGCTTTCTTGCGGACATAGCGCTGCGCCATAAGCGCGGGGGCAAGCATCAGCGGCGTGCCGATACAGGCGATGGCCGCCCACTTCCAGTCGATATTTATGGCCACGCCCATCAACACCACCAGCGTGATCACATCACGCCCTGCACCGGTGATGATGGCCCGCCAGACCATGTTGACGGCGTCGACGTCCGACTGGACCCGCTGGATCAGGAAGCCCGGTGGATGAGACTGGTGAAAGGCGCCGTCCTGGCGGATCAGACGGTCGAGCAGATCAAACCGGATATCCGCAGCCGTCAGCAGCGCGATCCGGGTCAAGAGCACTTTCTGGATGACCCCGGAAAAGGCGCGGATGACGAAAATGCCAAGGATGGCCACGCTGACCCACCACAGCGCATTGCTGTTGCCGGCCACGAGGACCTCATCGAACATCGGCTGCATCATGTAGCTGAGCGCGCCGACCATCGACCCTTCGATCAGCATGAAGATCAGGGCAATGCCCAAAAGACCCAGGTATCGGCGGAGATAGCCGCGCCACAGCCACCCCAGCAACACGCGGCTGCGTTCGGCTGTCTGAGGAGGGGGTGGCTTGCTCATGAGCTTGGATCTTCCGGCAAAGAGGCGTCAGCGCGATGTAAAGCGCACAGATGGCCCGCGCAAGGGATCAGCGGATTGACCACCGCCGCGCCGAAGCTAATCTCGCGCAAGTCAGAAGGAGCCTTGCCGACATGTCAAATCCGCTCAGCCTTGCCCAGGGGCGTCAGTATCTTGCTATTCCGGGCCCATCCGTGATCCCCGACGCGGTGCTGCGCGCGATGCACCGCGCGTCGCCGAATATCTACGCGGGTGAGCTGGTCGATATGACGGCTGGCATCGTCCGGGACCTGGCGCGTGTTGCCCGGACGGAACATCATGCGACCATCTATATCGGCAATGGCCACGCGGCATGGGAGGCTGCGCTTGCCAATACAATCGCGCCGGGGGACACCGTTCTGGTGCCCGCGACGGGACGGTTCGGCATTGGCTGGGGCGAGATGGCGCGGGGACTTGGCGCCGAGGTCGAGCTGATCGATTTCGGCAAATCCGCCCCGATTGATATGGACCGGATCGCCGACATCCTGCGTGCCGACAAGGCGCATAAGATCAAGGCGGTGCTGGCCGTGCATGTGGATACGTCCAGCTCGATCCGGAACGACCTGCCGGCGTTGCGCGCTGTCCTTGACGCCGAAGCGCACCCGGCGCTGCTGATGGCCGACTGCATCGCGTCACTTGGCTGCGACCGCTTCGAGATGGACGCCTGGGGTGTCGATGTGATGGTGACGGCGTGCCAGAAGGGCCTGATGGTGCCACCGGGCACTGCGTTCGTCTTTTTCAATGATCGTGCGGCCGATGCGCGGGCGCGCATGCCCCGCGTCTCCAATTATTGGGACTGGGTGCCCCGCGCCAACCCGGACGATTTCTACCAGTATTTCAACGGAACCGCGCCGACGCACCATCTTTATGGCCTGCGCGCGGCGCTCGACATGATCCACGAAGAGGGGATGGTGCATATCTGGGCGCGACATGCCCGTTTGGCCGAAGCGATCTGGGCCGCCTGTGAGGTCTGGTCGCAGAACGGGGCTTTCCAGATGAACGTGGACGATCCCGCGCATCGGTCCCATGCGGTGACAGCGTTGCGGCTGGAGCCTCCCCACGGCACCGCCTTGCGGGACTGGGTCGAACAGAACCTGGGGCTGACCCTCGGCATCGGTCTGGGCATGGCGGCGCCGGATGATCCGGCCTGGCACGGCTTTTTCAGGTTGGGTCACATGGGTCATGTGAACGGACAGATGGTGCTGGGCCTGCTCGGCGGGATCGAGGCCGGGCTGTCCGCGCTTGACATCCCGCGCGGGCAGGGCGCAATCGATGCGGCCGCCGCTGTGCTGGCCAAGGATGGGATCTGACCGCGTTCGGCGGCTCAGTCCTTGCGCCGCCGCACCCAGGACATCGCCGGAGCAAGGCCACGCCGCTCCGCCACGCGCTCCACCAGGTGGAAGATGAAAAGGCTCAGCAGCAGCACCGGGATGAAGCCGTAAATCACCCAGATCGTGAAGAAGATCCAAAGCAGATTGACACCGAGCATCGTCAATGCCGCATCGGTGAAATCCGGTGCTTGGCCGTGTTTTCGTTCGCCCATGGCGTATTCTCCTTCACCTTCCCTGCGTCAGTATAACGCAGCAATGGCAAATGTCAGGTAAACACGGCTTGAGACGCGGAGGCGAGCGCCCTGGGCAGGGCTTCGGCCAGATGATCCAGGTCCTCAGGCAGGCCGCAGCTGACCCGGATGCAGCGGTTCTGGGGGGCAGCGAAGGGCATCCTTACGAAAGTCCGTTGCGCGACAAGCTCGTCCAGGACCGCCTTGGCGAACGCGCCATCACGACCGCAATCGACCGCCACGAAATTCGTGGCCGAGGGTAGGGCCCGTAACCCGTTCTCACCGGCAATCTCCCCGATGCGCTGGCGTGACGCGTCGATACGCGCACGCAACGAGGGGATCCAGTCCTCCGCCTGCATCGCGGCAATGGCCGCCTCCTGCGCCAGCCGGTTCACACCGAAATGGTTGCGGACTTTGTCAAAGGCCCGGATCAGGTCCCGCGCCCCGAGCGCATAGCCGATGCGCAGGCCTGCCAGCCCATAAGCTTTCGAAAACGTGCGCATGCGGATGACGCGCGGATCGTCGGCCATCAGATCGGGCGCGGCCTCATGCGGGGCGCATTCGATATAGGCCTCATCCAGCACCAAAAGGCATCCCTCCGGCAGATCTTCAAGCGCTGCCTTCAGGTCCGCGCCGTCGTGCCAAGAGCCCATCGGGTTGTCGGGATTGGCCAGGTAGACCAGCTTTGCCCCAACCGCGCGCGCCTTTGCGAAAAGCGCTTCGGGATCCTCCCGGTCGTCGCGATAAGGGACTTTGTGCAACGTGCCGCCAAAGCCTGCGACGTGGTAGTTGAACGTGGGATAGGCCCCGTCCGACGTCACGACCGCGTCGCCCGCCTCGATGACCAGGCGGACGAGATACCCCAAGAGTGCGTCAATCCCTTCCCCGATCACGATATTCTCAGCGCGCACATTCAACCGGCGAGCGATGAGGGTCTTCAGATCATAAGCCTCCGGATCACCATATTGCCACACGGCACCGGCCTCGCGGGATATCACTTCGATCGCCGCGGGGGGCGGGCCGAACACGCTCTCATTCGCGCCGAGACGGGCCAGGAAAGGTGCGCCCTGTGCTCTCTCCTGGGCCTCGGGGCCGACAAACGGAACAGTCGCGGGCAGCGCATGGGCGAGGCGGGTATAGCGGGGGCCGGTCATGTGGGCAGATAAGCGAAAGGCTTGCGGGACCGCAAGAGACCGGGGCACTCTGCGCCTGACGCGCCAAGAGGAGACCCGAGATGCGCATTCTGGCTCTGATCCTGCTTGCAGGCCTTGCTTATCTGCTGTTCTGGCCCGTCGACATGGACCCAGTCGTCTACGACCCGCCCGAAGATCGCGGGTTTGTCGCGGAGTACGCGCGAAATTCCACCCTTTCAGAGGCTGAATTCGTGACGTTGCCGGACGGGGCCGAGGGGCCGGAAGACCTTGCCGTGACAGCGGAGGGGTTGATCTACACCACAGATCTCGCAGGGCGCCTTTACCGGATCGAAGAGGACGTGCCGAGGGTGATCGACACTTTGGGGGGCCGCCCCCTTGGCCTTGATATCGGTCCCGACGGTCTGCTCTACATCGCCGACAGCTACCGCGGCCTCATGCGGTGGAGTGGCGCCGGTCAGTTGCAGCTTCTGGCCAACGTGGTCGAAGGTCAGGAGATCATGTACGCCAATCAGCTGGATGTTGCTGCGGACGGAACAATCTATTTTTCCAACTCCACAACCCGATTTGATCCCGAGACGCGGGGCGGAACAAAGCCGACATCCGTCATGGCCATCTGGGAGCAGACGCAGACCGGGTTCGTCGCGCGGCGTCTGCCCAACGGCGAAACCGAAATGGTCGCGGATGGCTTTGTCTTTGCCAATGGCGTCGCACTCTCGCCCAACGAAGAGTTTCTGCTGGTTGCCGATTCGGGTCGCGCACAGGTGCATCGGATCTGGCTGGATGGACCGCGCGCGGGCGAGAGGGAGGTCTTTCTCGACAACCTGCCGGGCTATCCCGACAATATCGAGCCGATGAGGGACGGCACCTATTGGATGGCCTTTGCCAGCCCCCGTGTGCCGGCAGAGGCATTGATGCCCTATCCGTTTCTGCGAAAAGTGATCTGGCGCCTTGGTCCCCTCGTGCGGCCTGCGCCCATCGAAGAGGGGCATATGGTACTTTTTGACGGAGACGGACAGATCCTTGCATCGTTGCAGGATCCCGAGGGGCGGTTGGGGATCACCACGGGTGGGCGCCTTGTCGGAGACATCCTCTATATCACCACGTTGGCCAGCCCGGGCTTCGGACGGCTGACCGTGCCGGAATAACCTGACGTCTCTCTGGTCTTCGCATTCCCGATCCGCTCTGATCGAAGGCAATCAGAGGAGGATCAAGATGGCGCGTGTTTCAGTCGAGTATCGGGACCATGTGGCGCACGTGACGCTCACCCGCGGGGACAAGATGAATGCGCTCGACCCCGAGATGGTCGATGCGATTTTGCAGGCAGGGCAAGAGGTTGGTGCTTCGGACGCGCGCGCGGTGGTGCTGTCGGGTGAAGGCCGCAGCTTTTGTGCGGGGCTCGACCTGTCGGAGTTCGCCAAGATGGGCCAGGTCGATCCCGGCCAGTGGCTGCTGGAGCGGACGCATGGCGACACGAACAAGATGCAAGAGCTGGTCATGGTCTGGCGCAGGGTGCCGGTGCCTGTCATCGCGGCGGTGCAGGGCGTGGCTTATGGCGGCGGGCTGCAACTGGCGCTGGGGGCGGATATTCGTATCGCGCATCCGGAGGCCAAGTTCTCGGTGATGGAGATGAAGTGGGGCATCGTGCCGGATCTCGGGGGTATGGTGCTATTGCCCAAGCTGGTGCGGTCGGACGTGTTGCGGCGGCTGATCTATACGGCCGAGGCCGTGGGGGCGGAGCAGGCGGAGCGGTGGGGGCTGGTGACCTCGGTTTCTGACGACCCGCTGGCGGAGGCGCGGGCGCTGGCGGCGGAGATTGCGGGGAAGAGTCCGTCGGGAATTAGGGCGGCTAAGCGGTTGATAGAATTGGCGGAAACGGCGGAGCGGGAAGAGGTGCTGATGGCCGAATCCGCTGAGCAGGTGGAGCTGATCGGGAAGCCGGATCAGATGGAAGTGATCATGGCACAGATGCAGAAACGGGCACCTGTTTTCAAATAGCATTAAGTATCAGTGAGTTAGGCGTGAATGCTGTGGCAGGCACGCCAGACCGACTGACCCGCACGCGGGCGGGTGCTTCGGATGGGCGTTGGGCGCCCATCCGGAGGCGGGCGCTGCCATCATTTATAAACACTAATCAGTGGCTTAGACAATCTCGCTCAACCTCTCCAGGGCGTCTTTCATCTTGGCTTCTTCAGCCTCGCGGGCGGCGAGATTGGCGCGGGTTTCCTCGACCACCTCTTCGGGCGCGGAGGCGGCGAATTTGGGGTTGTTGAGGCGGCCGCGCAGACCTCCGAGCTCCTTGGCGAGCTTGCCGAGGGTCTTTTCGAGGCGGGCCTTTTCCTCTGCGATATCAATGACACCGGCGAGAGGCAGGCCGAAGGTGCCGCCCTCGACGGACAGGGCCACGGTGCCTTTGGGGAAGGTGGTGACCTCTTCCAGCACTTCGATGCGGGCGAGGCGTTTGATGAGGGTTTCGTTGCGGTCCCACGCGGCGCGGTTTTTGGTGAGCATCTCC encodes:
- a CDS encoding alanine--glyoxylate aminotransferase family protein, whose protein sequence is MSNPLSLAQGRQYLAIPGPSVIPDAVLRAMHRASPNIYAGELVDMTAGIVRDLARVARTEHHATIYIGNGHAAWEAALANTIAPGDTVLVPATGRFGIGWGEMARGLGAEVELIDFGKSAPIDMDRIADILRADKAHKIKAVLAVHVDTSSSIRNDLPALRAVLDAEAHPALLMADCIASLGCDRFEMDAWGVDVMVTACQKGLMVPPGTAFVFFNDRAADARARMPRVSNYWDWVPRANPDDFYQYFNGTAPTHHLYGLRAALDMIHEEGMVHIWARHARLAEAIWAACEVWSQNGAFQMNVDDPAHRSHAVTALRLEPPHGTALRDWVEQNLGLTLGIGLGMAAPDDPAWHGFFRLGHMGHVNGQMVLGLLGGIEAGLSALDIPRGQGAIDAAAAVLAKDGI
- a CDS encoding SMP-30/gluconolactonase/LRE family protein, whose amino-acid sequence is MRILALILLAGLAYLLFWPVDMDPVVYDPPEDRGFVAEYARNSTLSEAEFVTLPDGAEGPEDLAVTAEGLIYTTDLAGRLYRIEEDVPRVIDTLGGRPLGLDIGPDGLLYIADSYRGLMRWSGAGQLQLLANVVEGQEIMYANQLDVAADGTIYFSNSTTRFDPETRGGTKPTSVMAIWEQTQTGFVARRLPNGETEMVADGFVFANGVALSPNEEFLLVADSGRAQVHRIWLDGPRAGEREVFLDNLPGYPDNIEPMRDGTYWMAFASPRVPAEALMPYPFLRKVIWRLGPLVRPAPIEEGHMVLFDGDGQILASLQDPEGRLGITTGGRLVGDILYITTLASPGFGRLTVPE
- a CDS encoding pyridoxal phosphate-dependent aminotransferase, with product MTGPRYTRLAHALPATVPFVGPEAQERAQGAPFLARLGANESVFGPPPAAIEVISREAGAVWQYGDPEAYDLKTLIARRLNVRAENIVIGEGIDALLGYLVRLVIEAGDAVVTSDGAYPTFNYHVAGFGGTLHKVPYRDDREDPEALFAKARAVGAKLVYLANPDNPMGSWHDGADLKAALEDLPEGCLLVLDEAYIECAPHEAAPDLMADDPRVIRMRTFSKAYGLAGLRIGYALGARDLIRAFDKVRNHFGVNRLAQEAAIAAMQAEDWIPSLRARIDASRQRIGEIAGENGLRALPSATNFVAVDCGRDGAFAKAVLDELVAQRTFVRMPFAAPQNRCIRVSCGLPEDLDHLAEALPRALASASQAVFT
- a CDS encoding ABC transporter ATP-binding protein codes for the protein MSKPPPPQTAERSRVLLGWLWRGYLRRYLGLLGIALIFMLIEGSMVGALSYMMQPMFDEVLVAGNSNALWWVSVAILGIFVIRAFSGVIQKVLLTRIALLTAADIRFDLLDRLIRQDGAFHQSHPPGFLIQRVQSDVDAVNMVWRAIITGAGRDVITLVVLMGVAINIDWKWAAIACIGTPLMLAPALMAQRYVRKKASQARDLGAVLATRLDEVFHGIVPVKLNALERYQAKRYREHTDTFVYAETRASFGTATIPGLVDIMAGLGFMGVLIYGGSEIIAGEKTVGQFMSFFTAMGLAFDPLRRLGAISGLWQSAAAAIERIKALMEAPIMLTSPDNPVAPPAGVPEVRLDGVTVRYADTPVLNDVSLVAEAGKTTALVGASGAGKSTIFNLLTRLVDAEDGETLIGDVDTKAMSLGDLRGLFSVVSQEALLFDETLRENVLLGRQDVPEERLKEVLDAAHVSDFLPSLPDGLDTEVGPRGSALSGGQRQRVVIARALLRDTPILLLDEATSALDAQSEQVVQDALDRLSGGRTTLVIAHRLSTIQGADKIVVMDRGRIVDEGSHDELLERGGLYADLYRLQFKEGKAVAEPLGSAPPNENAIVPHSDATGWLSRLRVRLFG
- a CDS encoding glycosyltransferase, translating into MVAQISFILPTLNAQPHLPTCLTALMEGLHAGLIRDLVISDGGSCDATLAMADAAGAEIVSGAPGWQAQVRNGIKMARGRWLWIMRPDCILQPGWSETAAAYLRSESTPAFCPVHLRAPGLRPMIWASARNLSAHVSGAPSRDHPLLLRASDVGAKAICPKGAQVMPVRASLSSFRLSPEAASTPSGASVPELTISRKA
- a CDS encoding folate-binding protein YgfZ, with protein sequence MASRRILSLTGSDVHEFLQGLVTNDVSGLSDGLVYTAILTPQGKYIADFFMIQTDDAVLIDVAEEAADMLAKRLTMYKLRADVSISDTDIGVQRGTGPVPDGALPDPRHPELGWRAYSEGPEADDGTDWTALRVAHCIPETGIELTGDTFILEAGFEALNGVDFKKGCYVGQEVTARMKHKTELRKGLARITISEPVPVGSEIEANGKLAGTVLTQAGGEAIAYLRFDRAKGDMQAAGAHVKRV
- a CDS encoding SLC13 family permease, encoding MTLDQIILFSLFAAVFALLLWGRFRYDIVAFSALMIGVVLGVVPVEDAFSGFGHPATLIVALVLVVSAGLVRSGAVFLITRTLVDSSRNLGAHIALMGGIGGVLSAFMNNVAALALLMPVDIQTARKAGRAPGISLMPLSFATILGGMVTLIGTPPNIIIASIRQESLGEPFRMFDFAPVGGVAALAGLAFVALVGWRLIPARDTAAGAVGDLAQYIAELTVPTGSKQIGKRIAELEETAEKTDVAILGLMRDGKRRYGRARNSVLREGDVLVLEATPEALDEFRSALGLAFSDAARQEQLTAGGEGLEVIEVVATETSRITGKTAQSVGLTWRQSTVLMGLSRKGKRITKQVRKTVVEPGDILLLLCPRDTASDVTDWLGCLPLAQRGLNVTADEKVWLAIGLFAGAVAAASLGLIYLPIALGLVVVAYVLAKIVPVSELYTHIEWPVVVLLGSMIPLGAALKTSGGTELIAGALVGLTEGLPAWAILTVLMVVTMTLSDVLNNTATTIVAAPVGIQMAQSLGVSPDPFLMAVAVAASAAFLTPIGHKNNTLILGPGGYQFGDYWRMGLPLEIIIVAVSIPAILLFWPL
- a CDS encoding crotonase/enoyl-CoA hydratase family protein codes for the protein MARVSVEYRDHVAHVTLTRGDKMNALDPEMVDAILQAGQEVGASDARAVVLSGEGRSFCAGLDLSEFAKMGQVDPGQWLLERTHGDTNKMQELVMVWRRVPVPVIAAVQGVAYGGGLQLALGADIRIAHPEAKFSVMEMKWGIVPDLGGMVLLPKLVRSDVLRRLIYTAEAVGAEQAERWGLVTSVSDDPLAEARALAAEIAGKSPSGIRAAKRLIELAETAEREEVLMAESAEQVELIGKPDQMEVIMAQMQKRAPVFK
- a CDS encoding YebC/PmpR family DNA-binding transcriptional regulator — encoded protein: MAGHSKWANIQHRKGRQDAARSKLFSKLSKEITVAAKMGDPDPDKNPRLRLAVKEAKSNSVPKDVIERAIKKSQAGDGDEYEEIRYEGYGPNGVAVIVEAMTDNRNRTASTVRSTFSKNGGNLGETGSVGFMFERKGEVAYSAETGDADTIMMAAIEAGADDVESSEDGHIIWCADTDLNDVSSALEAELGESESTKLVWKPTTTTDMDLESMQKLMKLIDALEDDDDVQRVTTNFEASDEVMEQL